The region GACTGCACGGTAACCGGTCTTACAGTGAACAACGCAGAGTGATGACCAGGAAATGGCTTGCCTCTTTAAAAGGCCACATTTTCAAATTCACTGGCATAAAGTTTTTTTAGTATtcccttattatccttttaatatctgGTGAACTCCCAGTggtgtcttctctcttttctggTATTGGTAATTGTAGCTTTTCTGTCAGTCTTAACAGACGTTCATCAATctcattgattttgtttttgaagaaatcaCCTTTTGGattcatttctctattttttcactCTCATTGATTTGCCCTTTGACCTTACTatgtcttttcttctgcttttgtcTAGTTTGCTGTTCTCCTAGTTTCTTCAGGTAGACACTGAGGTCATTGGTTTGAGATCTTTTCTATAGaggtttttttctcccatttattCCTTGATTCATGGACTCATTAAGTACTTTAATTTTACATAGGGTATAAGTCTCTAATAGACTGATGTTTTTATTTCACACTAAGGACTAGAATGAATCTCTAGGGCAACGATGCCCAGGAGAGCCACTCACTGGGAACAGCATATGCCCTGAGGTCAGCAGGTTGTAAGGCCCAAGAGCTGGGGTTCTCTCCTGGCTACGACCCGTGGGGAGGGCACCTCACAGCCTCCACCCCAACCTAGCTTTGCACGATGTCCTGAAAGAGCAAACCGGGACTGACTCCATTTTGTTCTATATCCTCCATTTTGAGTAACTATGTCCCCGACATGGCCAATCAGCTAAGGCCacaaccatcaccccaccaactgcccctaGACCCCTATAAGACCTTGTGCTGctgaaactctctctctctggcatctCGCCGCTGCGTCGGCGCAGACcggagattgagctcgagctagcacGAATAAagactctttgcttttgcatcgggcTCAGCTCCCTGGTAGTCTTTAGGGATCACGAATTCTGGGCATAATAGTCCCATGAAAATTGAGGAAGAAGGTTCTTGAGTCCAAGGAAGCTGTAAGAGTTTGGAGTACTAAGGGTAATCTAGGAAAATGATGCCCTCtgatggagatttttttttgttatcattaatctacaattacatgaattatgtttactaggctctccccttcaccaagtcccccccagaaaccccattacagtcactgtccatcagcgtagtaagatgttgtagaatcactacttgtcttctgtgttgcacagccctccccatgcccccaccacattatacatgccatTCATAAGGCCCCCCTTCTTCCCCccaccatccctcccttcccacccatcctccccagtccctttccctttggtaactgttagtccattcttgggttctatgtttctgctgttgttttgttccttcagtttttcctttgttcttatactccacagatgagtgaaataatttggtacttgtctttctccgcctggcttatttcactgagcataataccctctagctccatccatgttgttgcaaatggtaggatttgttttcttcttatggctgaataatattctattgtgtatatgtaccacctcttcttatccattcatctactgatggacatttaggttgcttccatatcttggctattgtaaatagtgctcaatgaacataggggtgcatctgtctttttcaaacagggctgatgcattcttagggtaaattcctaggagtggaattcctgggtcaaatggtatttctatttcgaattttttgaggaacctctgcactgctttcccttctttttcttcctcctccactctttatatgttaggtgttttattctgtactctttgtatttcccttgactgattttgtatatagctgattttattttgcatttagttagtatttggttggtctactttgtttgctgtggtttttttttctggtgacagctgtttaaccttaggcgcactcccatctagagcagtccctttaaaatacactagagatggtttgtggcaggtaaattccctcaacttttgcttatctgggaattgtttaatccctccttcaaatttaaatgataatcttgctggatacaatattcttggttcaaggcccttctatttcattgcattgaatatatcatgccattctcttctggcctgtaaaatttctgctgagaagtctgatgatagcctgatgggttttcctttgtaggtgatcttttttctttctccagctgcttttaatactctgtccttgtccttgatcttttccattttaattattatatgtcttggtgttgtcttccttgggttccttgtgttgggagatctgtggacttccattgtctgagagactatttcactcctcagattggggaagttttcatcaattatttcttcaaggacactttctatccccttttctctctcatcttcttctggtacccctataatgcaaatatttttctgtttggattggtcacacagttctctcaatattctttcattcctggagatccttttctctctctctgcctcagcttctctgtattcctgttctgtgttttctattccattgacagtctcttgcacctcatccaatctgctcttaagtccttccattgtttgtttcatttctgtgttctccctcctgaattcttcCCTCAGCTCATCAatgtttctctgtagctccatcagcatgattatgacttttattttgaattttttttccaggaagattgattatttcagtctcaccagcCCCTGTCTCtcgtgtttgagggattttggaccaaacaaggttcttctgccttttcatggtgatgggagtggtcgccagcaagtggtgcatgtgtcagctgggagaacaaactcccttcctgcttgctggtcgccttgcctgtctccgctgtctgtgccggtccaccgcacacagggagcagcctccaTGCTaacctgtgtggttgctgtgggcggggctgctccctggctgttctgcagcaatggcgggtcagctggtttgcttgcagtggcAGCAGGGGGGagcaacagcaggctgcttatcaccatgagggggttcagagctgctctgccacccagggggttagggtgcctgaagttccttaaagttcccagcctgctgggctgagtgtgccaggatgatataagcccttgtccctttaagacatttaaagcacctgcttttctttgtcccagggcagccagctgtgggaacctgttcacagtcttaatctcagattttgcttttctgctcctctaatatccagagcaccatgcagtgtgtgtctgtgctcccggtgtagattactagggctggttatttagcagtcctgtgcttccactcccttcccactctgattcttttcctcttgccggtgagctggggtagggcgggtgctcaggtcctgccgggtcaCCGCTTCGTATCTTACCGTTTTCTGCGAAATGCTGGGTTGTCGCAGATGTAGTCTGGctcgtgtactgtatcttctggtcactcttaggaatagttatatttgctgcattttcaaaatatatatggttttgggagattttccccaccctactcatgctgctatgttgagaatctccattttaaacatctttaaatgtaaaattcatgATATTAATTACACTCAGTGTTGTGCATTCATCACTATCATATATTTCCAAAACTTTGtcatcaccccaaacagaaattctgtaaCCTTTAACATTAATTTCCTGTTCCCATTCCTCCTAACCCCAGTGACCTCTACTCTACTTGTGGTACCTCAGTGGTTACATCTTACATAACTATAACACAGTGTCAAAGCCAAGGTGTGCATGTAGTTCTATACCATCCTGTCATGTGTGTGTAGATTCACATTCCAGCACAATTGAAATACAGAAGTTTCATCACCACAAAGACCTCCTGGTGTTACACTTCTGCTCCCATCTTTAAACCGAGGCAATCACTGATCTGTTCTTCATCTCTGTAATTTTGTCACTTCTAGAATGTTACATAGATGGACTCATACAGTGTGTGATCTTTTGAGATCAGCTTATGTCACTCAGCGTAATTCTCTCGAGTCAACCAAGCTATTGTATGTATCAGTGATTTGTTCATCTTTATTGCTGGGAGTATTCATGGTGTGGGCGTGCCACAGCCTGGCCGACCATCCACCTGTCTGAGGACGTTCAGGTCACTTCCAGCTtttagctattacaaataaagctgttataaacattggTGTGCCGGTTTTTGTTGCACACAGTCTTAATTTCTCTGGGATAAGTGCCTAGTGGTATGATTGCAGAGTCACAGGTAGGAGAATGTTTAGTTTTCAAAACACTGCCAAATCGCTTTCTAGAGTATCTGTACTATTTTAcgctcccaccagcagtgtgtggaGGTCTGGTGGTTCTGTGTCCTCACCAAAATTTGGTGGTGATGCACTTTACTTTAGCCATTCTGTAGTGGCTAGAGaaagggagcatcttttcatgtgctcatttgcCATCTGATCTCCTTTTTGATAAACtgtttcttttgcccattttctcatGAGATTGTTTGGTTTTTACAGGTAATTTTGAaagtttacatattctggatatgtCTTTTGTGGATGTCATTTGCAGAATTTTCTCTTAGCTTGTAGCTTGTTTTTTCAACCTGTTAAAAGGCCTTTCACcaacaaaagttttaaaatttggtGAAGTCCAATTTGTTTATACCTTTTATATAGAGTGCCTCGGGCATCCTGTCTAAGGTCTCTTCATCAGTTTCTAGGTCTGTTTTTATTCTAgttttatgattttttctaaaaatttagttttacatttaaatatatgaTCTACTTTGATGTTTGTCTTTAATTTTATGGTGTCCTTTCccataaatttttttaatcaagtacatgtcttttccttctgagtgttaatattttttctaaatttcctCTTGTTATATTTATACAGTTGTATTTTCTATATTCTAATCTTCAAATTATCTGAAAATTACTCTTGTAAATGATACAGGAAGGGGTGAAGCCTTGTTTTCTGTCTATATACTCTCTGCCAGGTACTATCCCTAAGTACCTTAGATAtagttcatttaatcttcacagcagcaCTGTGAGGATTCTTAGCATTAATCACCCCATTCCATAGAAGggtaaactgaggcttagggaacTTAAGgaacttgcttaaggtcacaaaGAATGTggaggaaatgtgtgtgtgtgtgtgtgtgtgtgtgtgtgtgtatttgctaTTTTGACTTCTTCTATAGTGAAAACCCTGTTCTAgatttttgtacatttttctaTAAGGTTCTATAaattttttgttactgatttatCAAAGTTCTTTACATAGTTTGGACATGGGCCATTTTTAGTTGCATGTACTTACAGATATGTCTTCCCACtctgtgacctttttactctcttagTGGTATATTTAGATTAACAgatgtctttatttaaaaagttacataTTAATAtgcattaataaatatattaatgctTCCCTTTATGATTAGTGGCTTTTTACCTGTTTAAACTTGCCCTACCTTCTCATGTTTGTAATTTTCATGATTTAAAACAAGAAGCAGTGGCCCGGTGCCCAGTGACAGGAGCCCCTGCAGAGTTAGGTTCTGGAAGGTGTGGGAAGCTCGATTCTGACCATAAAGCCATTGAGAAGAAACTCCAAGTTGGAGGCTAAAAATTCTCACAGGGAAGAAGTCGCTGCTCAGGCAGAAGCGTATGGAAGCTAGAACGGCCCTTCTCAAAAGCAGGCCTAACAGCCAGTGCACAGGGGCCCCGTGGGCGGCTGGGTCAGGGCCACTCGGAAGGAAGCCGAGTCCCTCTGCCTCTGCACTTCACAGACAAGGCCGGCCTCTGCAGCTCTTTGGTTGAAGGGTCTAGAGGATGCCAACTCCGTATTGCTTCTCAGATGAAATACTGGGGCCCCTTCATCAGTTCTCCCTTCCAAACGCCTGGTGTCACCAGCATTAAACACATGCAGCCCCCTAGAGATCCTGTCTCTCCCCTCCATGCTTGGCCACTTAACTGGCCCATCAGTCTCCTGCTGCCACCTTGGCCCTCGTAACTGACTGATAAATGTGGGCCAAGTGCCCGAGCAGAGACATGCCCCCTCTCTAGGTCCCCTGTCTGGGTTTAGGCCCATCCCCACCTGTgctgccccacaccccagcccctGTCCCACCCGACTCCACCAGGCCCCCAGCTCCTGCTGTGGTCCCCAGAGATGGAGGTGGCATCCGGTTTGCTCGCCGCAGCCTCTGCATTTTATTCTAGCCTGGAACGTGGCCAGGAGTGAAGAGTTGTGTCCCAACTCCATGCTGGAGGGGGGGGGAGGCTGGGGCCCCTGGCCAGGTTAGCTGTAGCTGTCAGGAGCCATGTTGCCTGGCAGGAAGTAGCGCTGCAGGGTCGGCTGCAGGGGCAGCGGGGGCAGTGGGCGGGCTGGCCTGGGCCAGTCTGGGGGAAACGGTTGCAGCTCCACCCGAGGTAGCGGCAGCTTCAGCGTCCGGATGGAGCCCTCGAGGGTGCGGCCCACCCCGAGCCAGGACAGTGTCAGGCCTGCGGCCAGCAGGACAGTGTGGCCTCAGGGGGGTCAACTCCTGGGCTGGGCTTGGGGTGGAAGTCAGAGTCCAGTTCTACCCCTGCCCTACTCACCCTTCTGTCTCCTCGGAAACCTCGGGACCTTGGCCTCCTGCAGCCGGAGGATGGAGTGGTGCCTGAGCAGGCAGGGAGGTGGGTTTGATGAGGCCGACCCCTCAGCACCCCACACAGGCCCTCCCTGTCCTGCTGGGGCTTTGCAGCTGGCTCACTGGTGATCCCAGGGCTGTGGCACCACTGTATTGGGCTCCAGTGGGCGCAGGCCGGGTCTCGGGCGCAGGTTCTCGGGCTCTTGCAAGGAGACCTGCTGCCGGGCCTGCTGCTGCTGGCAGAAGTAGTTGAGCGCGTCGATCGGCCCCAGGTCCAGCATCCGGGACTGTGGCCGGTCAGTCTGGTCCAGCGGCAGGGGCTCGTCAGGCAGGGCGGCTGGCACAGAGGATCGCAGGTGGGTCTCAGGCAAGGTAGAGAAGCATAGCAGCGTCTCGGAGAGCGTACGTCTGGTCTTCTGGACATGCGTGTGTGAGAGCATCTGCTGGGCTGGGGGCTCTGGGGTGGCTGCATCTGGCTCCCCAGGCGAGACCACCAGCGAAGGTGTCCAGGAATGGACTGGGGGTGTCACAGAGATATGAACGGGTGCCCCAGAGGCCATGGAAATCTGCAACATGGCCTCCTCGGGAGGAGGGGGAGGTGCTGAGGCCTCAGGAACTCTGGGAAGCGTCTCTGGCATCTCGGCTACAGGCGGCTGTGGAACTTCCTTCTGTGGGGAAGGCGGCCAGTGGAGGACACGCCAGGCCCAAGGCAGAGGCTGCCCTCCCCCGTCACAGAGGCCTGCATTCCCTGAGAGAGGAGCAGGGAGACCCTGAGGGACAGGGGCAGGGAGCACGGATGAGGCCCCGAGTTAAcagccagagccaggccaggAGCCTGGAGGTCTCATCTGGTACTCCCCCTGAACTTGGGGAAAGCCTCTGGGAAGGCAGGGGGCTCCCCAGCAGGTGTCCCGCCCCAGGCCGTGGGCGCAGACCTGGAGCCGCTGCATCATCTCCTCCAGCTTCTGGCAGCAGCGCTCACGCAGTGCAGCCTTGTCACAGTCTGGGCCCTGGACCCAGGTCATCATCTCCTTGGACAGGACCCCCTGTGGGTCCTGCAGGCCTAGCCTGCCCAGCAGCTCCTTGAGCTCAGTCCTGCAACAGGTGCGGGCAGCTCATCCAGAGGCCCTTCCCTGAGGCTGGCGGCGGGGGGCGGCACCACTGCCGGGACAGGTACCGAGGGCTCACCGGCAGTGGGCAGGTGAGTAGAGGAAGTAGGACATGAGCTCCAAGACCACCTCGCGGGACTCCAGGGAGCAGGCCAGGAGCAGCTGCAGTGCCAGCATCACAAACCGCTTCTGCGTCTTGTCCTGAACACAGAAGAGGGGAGAGCAAGGGGTGCCTGGCTCAGTGGGGCAGGGCTGGCGGGGTGGGACAGGGGCACACCTCAAGGCTGGGGGGCTGGTCCAGGTTGAGCAGGTGCACGAGGATTCCCTGCAGCCTGCTGCAGAGGTCCCTGCTCAGGCCGGGCAGCAGCCTCAGCAGCGCCTGTAGCACGTGCACGCGGTCCGCCCAGGAGGCCTCGCCCAGCAGGTCCACGAACAAGGAGGCCAGGCCCTCCACCGTGCCCACCTCAGGGTACGCCTGCGGGGACAGATGCTGAGGtctggcccccagccccaccagtCCCTGCTTCCCAGACACCCGAGAATCCCCCAAACCTCCAGGGTGAAGATGGGGAACAGCCTTTTGAACCAGTTCTGGGTGACGAAAGAGTGCAGGAACCTGGGCAGATGCCCGTAGTGTGCCTCGCAGAGCAAGCGCCCGTGGTGGGGCAGGGTCAGAAGCAAGTGGGCCTCCGTCCTGGTGCCATCGTGGGAGCGCGTGGGCTTCGGGGTGGAGTGCTCAGAGCTCTGCGGGGAAATGGGCAGCTGCAGACCCACCTCTGGCAGCTCCTCCCTGGGCAGCCCCAGCCCCCTGCCTACCTGAGCCTCCAGCTCCTTGGGCCCCAGCAGCTGGTCGGAGGGCTGCCTGTGTGGGCTCAGGGAGTCAGAGGACCAGACCAGCTCtggctcctcctcctcgtcctcctccTGCTCATCCCCCAGCCGCTGGATCAGCTGCTGCGGCCGCTTGGCGTGGCGCTGCCTCCTGCCCCGCAGCTGCCACAGGTTGTCCTGGCTGGCACCTGGCTGTGGAGTGCAGAGGCAATGGCCTCACGTGCTGTGGGGACTCGGCCCTCTCACCGCGCCCTGCCTGCCGCACCCCTTGCCTTGGGTCCGCCGTGCCCTGTGAGCTGAGCCAGGGCTCCATGGCCGCTGGCCTCCCCGGGCAGCCACATCTGCTGCAGCACGACGGAGTTGGGAATGCAACCCGGGAAGCACATGGGCCGCCGCAGGCACTGGAGCAGAGCACAGCAGGGCAGGCTTGGACCTGATGCAGCCCATCCTGAGATGCCCAGGCGGGCATGGGGTCACAGGCCCCGTCTGCCAGGTCTCAACAAGCTGCACTGGGCTcgcaccccctgcccccagcacccagATGGGGAGAGAGGACCTTTAGGAATCAGGCAGAAAGGCAGGCAGTGAGGCATCGACTCTGGTAACTAAGGAGGGAAATCTGGGCCTCCTGGCCTCTGAGAACCCGACAGCCTCACATGCTCACTGCCCGACTCAGCCCCCAGCTCTGGAGCAGAGAGGCGTCAAAATGAAGCATGCGGTGAGCATGGCAGCACTTCGGAGAGGCGGCTGCTAAGGGCCTGGGTCGCAGTGCAGCAGCTAGAAGGACCCTGGGACTCAcctgggggaggggctgaggcTTACCTGGGCATCCgggtgggaagtgagggcagGCACGGACTGCAAAGGGCCAGCCACTGCTGACTTTGTCTGGGAGACTAAAGTCCACAGGGGACCTGCCCACCCAGCACCCTGGCTGGGGAGGGGATATGGCATGGGCTCTGGCTTGCCCTGGGCGCTCTCTGATGGCAGTGTCTCTGTGGGAGCCCCTGGCCCCCTGGTGGCCACTCCCAGAGGGCAAGGAGCCTGGGCTCTGAGCAGCGGCTCAAGGCTGCTGGCATGGGGGTGCTAGGTGGGCGTGGCCTCTGGACAGAACGGAAGAACGGAAGACGGGGCGCACCAGGAGCGTGTGCCCCAGAGGGAGGGGCCTCGAGAGTGAGCACTCACCCGGGAGGGCTCGACAGCAGCAGGAAAAAAGCCCCCGAGGTTGGAGAGAAGTTCCTTGGGTCGTCTCTTCAGCAACAGGGGGCACTGGGGACAGGGCAGCGGCTCAGAGCCCAGCATAGACCCTGGTGtccctgggctctgcctctgACAGGTAGCACCGCCCCTGCCCAGGCCCTCACCCTGTGCTGCAGAAGGGAGGACGGTGGGTCCAGGGCCACAGGCTTCTCCCCTCGGAGCTGCTCTGACTGTAGCTGCAGGTCCAGACTGAGGCCCAGGTCACAGCTCAGAGAGGAGCCGGCCAGCAGCTGGGCCATGGGAGGAGGAGTCACAGGAGGCGCCAGGGGTTACAAGGTCAGGGCAAagggtgggagaggtgggaggcCTCACCCGGGCTGCCCTGCCATGCACCTTGTAGTGGGTtgtttggggagggtgggtgaagtGCTGGCTTAGGGCACCCTCGTCCTGTGGAGGCAGGGCTCTTGGTGCTGCTGGGGCTTCAGTGCGGACCCCAGCCTGCCTGAGGCTGGGGCCAGCTCTGGGAGGGGCACACACATCCCATGTTCCCCTCTCCACTGTGAGGGCTACGGTGCCCCACTGCTGGGACTCTTCTCCACCGTGCAGGCCCTGGGAGGGTGGCAGGGCAGGTAGGCATTGTCAGAGGTCCAGGGCCAAGGGAGGGGCTGGGTCAGAGCTGGAACAGGGGAGGCCCCACACCCACCATCAGGCCAGGCCCGTAGATCAGATGGAGATAGTTGTCAAAGGCCTTCTGGCGCTGATGCCAGGAGGGTGAGGGCTGGGCTGCAGGCACCACCAGCTCTTGTCTCAGCTGCTGAAGGTCTTGATCTCGGGCAAGAAAGGCTTCCAAATCCTGGGGTAGGGGTCAGCCCATTCTTCCCTGAGCTCCGCCATGGGCTGCCCAGATAAACACAGGACTCCCAGGCCTACTCAGGGACTGAGGGGTGTGGCCTGAGCCTGGTCAAGGGGCCGAGCTGGGGCATTGGGGTGGTGAGGGGGTCAGGACCCACCCCACCTCTTCCAACACTGGCTGCCGAGGCGTTGCTGTCCGGTGATGGATGAAAGACAAGCCTGTGCTGCAGACAGGAACGGGCACAGGTGGGGCACTGGGCGGGCGATATGACCAGAATGATCAAGCAAAGGCTGGGACAAGGACTGGAGTGCCTAGGCCCCTGGCAGGGCACAGCAAACATGAATGGTGATGCCAGGGCTGGGACAGGCTTGCAGTGGCCCAAGGGGCCTGGAAGCCCTAAAGCATCGTGCAAGGGGCCTGCAGATAGGCCCTGACCCAGGGGAGTTGGTGGGGCCTCAAGGACAGCTCAGCCAGGCCTGTCCACAGACCTAAAGCTGGACCCTCCATGCAGGTTGGCGAGCCTCTGCAGTTGGGCTGAGGTTAGTGATTCCTGGCCTGTTAGGGGCAGAGGAGGGTCATCTACCACGTCTGGGATCTTCTGGCACAGGTTCTGAGTAGTAAAAAGGGCCAAGAGCCCTGGCTTAAGGGGCTCATCTGCCTGCAGTAGCCCCAACCTGCCCACTCTGGGCTCAGTGCCCACCTCAACCAGGTAGGACGTGGGCAGGTAGAGCCTGTGGGACACCAGGCAGAGGCGGGAGCCCAGTGCCAGAACCAGATCCCCGCTGTTGCTGCAGAAGGTCAGGGCCTGAGGGGCACCATTCAGCTGCAGAAGCCTGGAGGGGTGTCCAGGGCAAGAGTCCATCTCTGACTCACAGAGCAGTAAACAGAGGCAGCACAGGGGAAAGGCCTCTCCCCTGTCCAGCCATGGAGAGATGTGAAGAGCCCAGCGGGCTGCCCACAGgttcccagccctccctccctcccatccccagcCCACCGCAGCAGGCGGTTCTCTGCTGTCCAGATGCGGATGGTGCGGTCCAGGCTGGAGCAGGCGGACACCTTGAGTGTGGGACAACAGCACAGGCCTGAAGGCAGGGCCCAGAGTCAGACACCAGGCCACATGACGGCCTGGGCTTTACCCCTGCTGAGCCCCTCACCAGTGATGCGGTCAGTGGGGTCATCCTGAGGCTGGTGATCATAGCGCCGGCTGTCGCCCAGGCCATACTGCACCAAGCCATAGGTGGCGCTGTCCGGGTCCTCAAAGCCCACCGTGACACGCTTCCCCAGCGCACAGAGTGCCATGGCTGGGTGGCAGCAGGAGAAAGTCCGCAGCAGGCTCAGGCTCTCCTCAGCATACGGGAAAACACACCACATCTTCACGGTCAAGTCTCCTCCTGCAGGCAGGGGAGCCAGGGCTAGGCT is a window of Manis pentadactyla isolate mManPen7 chromosome 3, mManPen7.hap1, whole genome shotgun sequence DNA encoding:
- the WDR97 gene encoding WD repeat-containing protein 97, whose product is METEVSDADNPFSVEGDSLILDLGLDTDSYDVPDPGLLKEKNESSFSELVPQFFASSSRWQNVTPRVRARQLWLLLRTGLHDLVEKEKRAELHMVHLTHGLELLRRLEVAAGLRWVAQDPVGRCFVVLDRKGRLHLHREDGWGHKKLLAPVPLSGLVAVLGPLGTVGRFVGWGPTGLSILRPDLSLLWLSKPGVGKAPGHEPICCLPVPDARLLLVAEAGGGLALWKFCSGGCCLVPHGPPLQPPPSTVGALESLALAPLPPHRILHCFAAYGSTVLTFDLRTWALIDVRQDLHKTTISDLAYCREVDAMVTAAQDSTVKVWEADWQIRMVFVGHTGPVTAMTILPNTSLVLSASQDGTLRTWDLQAAAQVGEVALSRWSQEVPSRRVNRLLAPAGPGWPVLSLRASSVELWRLQELYSPLAQLSAPVLHLQAVPPLPAPAHPPLPARLVCACADGSVYLVSVATGRTVSVLLLEPDDCAAAVAYCLPREALWLLTRAGHLVCANAARCPMRVLHRVCPPPSPAPRPCCLHLYSHLTDPSSAFANWETVRQHKGELCRSDTGQACKDKNRYLPVVGHTDGALSVLGWHWLKTVFRTEAHSPGPVTAIASTRNSVVTSGGDLTVKMWCVFPYAEESLSLLRTFSCCHPAMALCALGKRVTVGFEDPDSATYGLVQYGLGDSRRYDHQPQDDPTDRITGLCCCPTLKVSACSSLDRTIRIWTAENRLLRLLQLNGAPQALTFCSNSGDLVLALGSRLCLVSHRLYLPTSYLVENLCQKIPDVVDDPPLPLTGQESLTSAQLQRLANLHGGSSFSTGLSFIHHRTATPRQPVLEEDLEAFLARDQDLQQLRQELVVPAAQPSPSWHQRQKAFDNYLHLIYGPGLMGLHGGEESQQWGTVALTVERGTWDVCAPPRAGPSLRQAGVRTEAPAAPRALPPQDEGALSQHFTHPPQTTHYKLLAGSSLSCDLGLSLDLQLQSEQLRGEKPVALDPPSSLLQHRCPLLLKRRPKELLSNLGGFFPAAVEPSRHCLRRPMCFPGCIPNSVVLQQMWLPGEPGASQDNLWQLRGRRQRHAKRPQQLIQRLGDEQEEDEEEEPELVWSSDSLSPHRQPSDQLLGPKELEAQSSEHSTPKPTRSHDGTRTEAHLLLTLPHHGRLLCEAHYGHLPRFLHSFVTQNWFKRLFPIFTLEAYPEVGTVEGLASLFVDLLGEASWADRVHVLQALLRLLPGLSRDLCSRLQGILVHLLNLDQPPSLEDKTQKRFVMLALQLLLACSLESREVVLELMSYFLYSPAHCRTELKELLGRLGLQDPQGVLSKEMMTWVQGPDCDKAALRERCCQKLEEMMQRLQGLPAPLSGNAGLCDGGGQPLPWAWRVLHWPPSPQKEVPQPPVAEMPETLPRVPEASAPPPPPEEAMLQISMASGAPVHISVTPPVHSWTPSLVVSPGEPDAATPEPPAQQMLSHTHVQKTRRTLSETLLCFSTLPETHLRSSVPAALPDEPLPLDQTDRPQSRMLDLGPIDALNYFCQQQQARQQVSLQEPENLRPRPGLRPLEPNTVVPQPWDHQHHSILRLQEAKVPRFPRRQKGLTLSWLGVGRTLEGSIRTLKLPLPRVELQPFPPDWPRPARPLPPLPLQPTLQRYFLPGNMAPDSYS